CTGTTGTAAGATCGCAGCAAAATATATGATGCAGATCTTGATTGTGTAGTTTTGCTTTTGCACTTTTTAATCTGTCTATATCCCGACCGTTCAATATTACTGAATAACCTTTTTTTGACAAATCCAAAGCTATTTCAAAACCAAATCCACTACTTGAAGCAGTTATAAAAACAACTTTTTGCATCATTAATCTTTTGGACTTGTACATAACATAATGTAGTACCAAGCTAATTTTTGAAATCCGGTATGTACCATCTCATCATTCATGGAAAAAGGAAAAATTCTATCAAAATTAATAGATAGCTCTCTCTCTAAATCATCTCTGTCTGGACAGTTAATATGTGATGCCTGACTTAGTGGACTTTGAAATTCATAGGAATAGATACTTGGTACTCCGCAAGCAAAAAAACCGTTTGGTTTTAGCAGTTTAGAAATTTTTTCAATAAATTTTCTACCATCTTCGATACTTAAGTGCTCTAATACATCTAAACAAACAATTGAGTCATATTTCTTTTCTTCATCAAGCAAGAATAGATCTTTTACTTCAAATTTAACGTTGTCTCTTCTACTGAGTTCTTGTGCTTCTGCAATCTCTTGCTTTTGAACATCAATACCATAAACACTTTTGCAGTTTTGTGATAAATATATTGAGCCTAGACCTGAACCACAACCAACTTCAAGCACTTCGTCTGTTGGCTTTAACATCTTTGCAACAAATTTATATCTGCTTAATCTAATGAGTATGTTTGACATACTTTTATCAATAAACTGTGCATACATTGGAGGCAGGTTTACTCCATCGGGATAATTTTTATACACTTCATTGATTAAATCACTATACTCATCAACACTTTTATGGTATTTCCCAACATTCAAATCTTTTGCCATTATACAAATCCTAGGTGTTCTACATTTAAGTAGTCTAATATCATTTTGTTTTTATTATCTGCTACACAATGGTTGTTGCAGTGGACTTTTGGATTTATTTTAAAAAAATTATTTTTATCACTAAACCAAAACTCTTTAAAACTACTATCTTTTATACTTCCCATAAGCCCATTATCCAAGTTATAAGCTTTATCTTGACAAGGGTAAATATTCAAATCTGCTCCTATGACTGGCAGTATTTGTGAATAAGGGCACCATTCATAATCTTTTGCAGATGCTTCCTCTTGCCAGTGGTATAGTTCATTTACCTCAAAGTTATTATCTTCAAGTTCCTGTTTTACTTTTATAGACATTGCTTTTGCCTGATCATAAAACGGTTTATGGTACTCATTGTTTTTAGTACCGTCGTTGTCAACTATACATGGGGATATTTTAATGCTGTCTACACCTATATCTTTCATCAACTGTGAAAACTCATATATCTTTGAGTAATTTTTATTATCGACTATAAAACTGACACCGAGATTACAGGTTCTATTTGGAAGACTTGCAAACTTTTTCATATTATCTACAATCTTGCTGAATTCACCTATTTTTACACCTCTGTATTCAGCGTAACTCTCATCATCATAACCATCTATAGAAACTCTTACCCATGTTGCATTATATGCAAACAGTTCGGCTATTTCATCTTTTAGTCTGCTTCCATTTGTTAAAGATGCAAATGATATGTTTGATTCTATAACTTTTTTGATTGTATCAGTGAAGTATCTGTATGTAAAAGGTTCCCCTCCACCGCTAAAAGTTATGGCTTTGATACCCATCTCTTTACAATCATCAATTATCTGCATCATTTTATCATGTGGAATATAATCTCTCTCAACCATATCTTGTCCAAGTTGAAGATTATCAGCTTTATATGCACAGTACCAACAATCATGATTACATACATTTGTCGGTTTAATTCTAATATGGATAGGTGCCTTAATATCTGTTATATTTTTTGGTAGCGAGTCGAGCTTATTTTGGTAATGAAATATTTTTAAATTGGAATATTTATTTGCCATAACATTTCCTTTTATTCAAAATAGATAAATTCATAATCACCATCATATCCCCATTCGTTATACATCCAAACCCATTCATCCGGTCTGAAAAAACTTTCACAAGTTAAAGCCCAACATTCAAGATTAAACAATTCAGCCTCATTTCTATAAGCTTCGACCATAATATATTTATTTTTAGCGACTCTTTGACATTCTTGAACAGCTTTTTTTAGATCGTATATTTTTAGATTATGTAAAGTTGTCAAAGATATTAGCAAATCAAACTCATTGTCTTTAAACGGGTAACTATCTTCTGCTTTGTGTAGTGTCAAAGAATCTTTTATTTCCTCTTTTGCATTCTCTAAAGCATACTCACTGCTGTCTATACCGACAACTGTACTATTTGGAAGTAGCTGTTTTAGTTCGTACAATAAAAATGCTTTTCCACATCCAACATCAAGTATTTTACAGCCATCTTTTAGATCATACTCTCTAATTAGATCTTCTGCAACAACTTTCCATCTTCCATCATATTTATAACCGCCATAGCCGTACTTTCTATCACCATCCCAATAGTCATATCCATACTCTTTTGATTTAACCATGGCATTTATTTTATCATCAACCATTCTTGATACATAATCCCTTGATGTTCTTGTATGAAGCTTTGTTACGATATCTAAAAGTTTACCCATTGATAATATCCTTTATTTTCTCTCCAATAGTATGGCCGTCAATTCCATAGTGTTCTCTCAAATAATCTCTATTACCTATTTTATGAATATACTCATTTTTAATACCAAACTTGTATATTTTATTATCTACTTTATCTCTTAGCATTGATCCAAATCCACCGTTTATAAAGTGTTCTTCAAGTACAAATATTTTGTCGAAATCTTCTAAGAATGATGACCAATCAAACTCACTTGTTAACATAGGCATTGTTACTATGTTTAGATCAACAAAGTCTAAAATTTTGCTAACTTCATCTACAATAGAACCATGCACTATGAGAATGTGTTTAGAGTTTGTTTTATTGATAAATATAGGTTTTGTAATATCAATATCATCTTTATGTATAATCTCTTCACCGTTTTTGGCTATTCTTATATAACTTGGTTTTTGGCTTTTATATGCATACTTGAAACACTCTATGGCTTCGACTGGATCTGCTGGTGAGAATATGTCAAGGTTTGGCATTGTTGAAGCAAGTGCAATATCTTCAACTACATAATGTGTTACACCGGCTGGTGCATAAGTTATACCGCTTCCTGTTCCAATTAATATCATAGGCAGTTCTTGGTAGCATATGTCGTTTCGTACAAACTCATAAGGTCTCATTATGACAAAAGGAGCGATATTATAATAAATAACTTTGTGACCCATTAAAGACAGTCCGGCTCCAAATCCAATATCAAGCTGCTCATTTACTCCTGGATTGATAAACTGTTTGCTATCTTTAAAATCATCCCATACACCAAGTCCGGCATCACCTGCTATAACAAAAAGTGTCTCATCTACTTTTGCGATTTTTTTGATTTCATTTGCGACACTATTTCTCATCTGAAGATCCCTCTAGCTCAAGTATAGCTTTTTGTTTAATTTCATCTGTAACTATATAGTAATGCCAGATAAGCTCATCTTCCATGAAGCTAACCCCTTTACCTTTTGTTGTGTCACATATTATCATCTTCGGCTTGTTTGTTTTAGTATTAACAGCATCTAAAATTGCTTTATAATCATGACCATCAATCCTAAATACTTCCCAGTTAAATGCTTCAAACTTTTTATCTATAGGTTCATATGAAAGTATCTCGTCAGCTCTTGCATATCCTTGAAGATTATTTCTGTCTATGAATACTGTCAAGTTATTAAGCTCAAGTTTTGGAGCTAGCATAGCTGCCTCCCAAACACTCCCTTCCTGACTTTCTCCATCACCCATCAGTACATAAACTTTTCTCTCGCTACCTTTTAATTTTAAGGCATGTGCCATACCTGATGCTATAGGAAGACCATGGCCGAGACTTCCGGCACTTATTTCTATATATGGATTTGTAAGTCTATCTGTATGGGCTGGTAATGTACCGCCATTTTGATAATAACCCTCTAAATCATCTTTACTTAGAAGACCTTTCTCATGTAAAGTAGCGTATAGAGTCATAGCAGAGTGTGCCTTGGATAGGATAAACAGATCTCTGTTTTCATAATCATCCAAGTTTAATATCTTAAAATATAAAGTGGTTAATATATCTGTACAGCTTAAAGCGGAACCGATATGTGGAGAACCTGATAGATTTGCGATATGTAAAATGTTTTTTCTAATATTTGTAGCTATCTGTTTCACTAAAATCCTTATATAAAATTAATATGTTCTATAGATGGATTTTTTAGCTCCCATAAATAGTTGTTAATTTGATGATGTCTACAATTTGGTTGGCAATTGTTTTTGTCTATGCAATCATTGATATAGTTTATACTATCGGCTTTTTTAGCAGATTCCCAAATTTCTTTAAAAGTGTTTTGAAAAATATTCCCCATTATAGTTTTTTTATCATATTGGTGGGAAAAACAACTGTAAACGTCACCGTTTTCATCTATAAATACAATGAATTCTAACCCGTAACATTTGTTATATGCCCTTTGAGATGTTAAGTTTTTGGTACTTCTAACCAAGAAGGTAAAATTTTCATCACTAAGATCTTTTGCTTTTTTTGATAAGTCCTCTATAAATTCGTCATCAATACTCTCAGTAACTTTAAATTCATTATGGGAATGATCGTAAAAGTGTTTCACGCTGAAGTAATCAACACCAAGAGATTTTAATCTTTTTCCATGTTCAAGTGCAAAGTCTTTATTTTCAGGAATAAGTACAAACTGTGTCCCTATAGTGATTTGACTATTTAATCTGGTTTTTGCTTCTTTTAACTTTTTTATATTTTCTATTACTTTTTTAAAGTCATCATTTTTTGTTTGATGAACGTAAGCATAGTTTTCCTCACTACCTGCATTAAATGAGAATCTTATCCAAGTTAAACATTTAGCAAGTATGTCAAAATGTTCATCTTTTAAGAGTGCCCCGTTTGTACTTAATGCGACATCTAGTCCCAGACTTTTTGCCAATTCAATTGCCTCAATTGTATCAACATGTAAAGTTGGTTCACCGTTACCTGCAAATACTAAAGATTTTACACCCATTTGAGCTAGTTCTTTTACAAGCTCAGGTATTTTCCCTTTTTTAAATTTACCTTCATGACCAAGATAATTGTAATGACAAAACAAACATTTGTGGTTACATATTCCTGTTGGAGATATCTCAACATATATTGGAGCTTGAAGCTTGCCTTCAAACATATCCGATATCTCTTTTGGATGGTAGTTTATTTTATGACCATCAAGTAGATTACTACTCATTTTTATCTCCTAGACATTCAAACCAGTCTTTTGTAGCATCTTTAATGCTATCTTCATCCCAAACAGGAGCTTCTCTCCATTGTTCAATGTTCTCAAGCATAGTTTTTACACCATCTTCAAAGCTTACTTTTGGTGTCCACCCAAGCATTCTTTTTATTTTGCTGATATCTGCAAATGTTGAATCAGGTTCACCGGGTCTTTTTGGAATGTATATTTTTTCTCCACCTAGTAGTTCTACTAAATAGTTTATACTATAAGTATTATCACTGCCTACGTTAAAAATTTCTCCGGTTATATTACTCTCGGCAGCTTTATAACAAGCATCTACAATATCTGTCACATATGTAAAGTCTCTAGTTTGTTCACCATCTCCTACAACGGTTAGTGGTTTATTATTTAAAAGTTGTGCTAAAAAAACTCCAAATACCGCACCATAAGTTCCGCTTGTTCGATGCCTTACTCCATAAACATTAAAAAATCTCATTGATACGACAGGCATGTCATATACCTGTCCCCAATGCATAACATATTGCTCACCAACAGTTTTTGTATGTGCATAAGGATATTCAGGTTTTATAGGACTTGTTTCGGGAGTAGGGTAGATATCAGGTATGCCGTAGCATGAACTTGAAGCTGCATATACAAATTTTTTTAGATTTTTAGATTTTTTAGCAGCTTGAAGTACCTGTATAGTTCCGTCAACATTTGCTTTGTGATATTTAACAGGATTATTTATAGATGGGACGATATCTGCAAGGGCGGCATAATGAAAAACATAATCAACATCTTCAAAGTATTGATCAAGTTCTATTTGGTAGTCTCCTATATCTGCTTGAATAAATTTTATTTTTCCCTTGTGCTGTTCAATGTTGTCAAGACGACCGTTGGCTAGATTGTCAATAACTGTTACGTCATGACCTTTAGAGACCAATAAGTCAACCATATGTGAGCCTATAAAACCTGCTCCTCCTGTAACTACTGCTTTCATTTTTTCGTCTTTTTATTAATTTGTTCAAAGATTATATTCATAAACTCATCATATGTAAAATGTTCTAACATCTCTTTGGACATATATTTTTTAGGTTTTATATTATTGTCTAAAATATAATTTAATTCATCTTGTGTTTTAAAATATAAACACTCATCATCCCAAGTATTTTCTTCATGCGTTAAATCTCTACAATCATATACTACAGGAATAGCCCCGCTATGGACAAGTTCCCCAAGTCTTTGAGTATTGATTGCTGAAGCTGATGCAGATAAAACGTATTTTGCACTATTGTAGATTCTATTTAAATCATCTTTTTCTGCTTTACCTTTAAATTTGTCTATGATGTTGTCATTTTTGCTTTGTTTCCAGTTAGATCCATATACTTCTACTTCTTTTGAAGTATTCTGAGATATCCAAGATACACAAGCAGTTCTTACATAAGCTTGTTGAACACGATTTATAAATGTTGGTTTATCAGAAACATCAACTTTTTTCTTTGCAAAAATTTCTATTAATGTTTCAGATGATAATGTATCTCCATTTTCAATAACTTCCATAATATCATTATGGATGTCTTTGTGCGTATCTATATAGTCAACATCTGCGTAATAGCTTCCTACAAAAATTATTTTATCCTCTTTTTTTATCGTTTCATCAAGATAAAATTGATTTGTATCAACAGGTATAATGTCATACTTAAAAATTTTATTTTTATCTACACCTTTCTTTAGTAAAAGGTCAGTGAAAATTTTATGATATGAAAATATATAGTCTCTATCTTTAAGGTTTATTGGTTGATTATTTGTTAGTAGAGGCATAGAGTCTTGGAACCATACAAAATAAAATAGGTCCTTACTAAATAAGAAACTATTGAAGTAATTTATGTTAATGATTGCGTGAGGATTAAATACAAGTAAATTTCTTTTACATTCTGGATCATACATCCCATAGCTCATGTCGAAAAATACTTCATAACCTCTTTTTATTAGTTCGTCAGCTATATTTTTAGAGACATATTGCATAACCTGTGTAGATGAGTTTGCAGGTATATAAAACCTTAGTTTTTCACTGAAGTCTAGTTTTGTATTTTGAAGTGCTATGAGATAGTTCTTATTAAACTCATGTCTAAGTCTTTTAGCTTGTTCTAATGCATTTTTAAAGTTTAACACAATATCTTCTTTAACGTCATTAGATAAGTTTAAACCATCTAAGTTTATTTGTCTAGGAAGTCTATAGACACCTTCTCCTAATGAATGTACAAAAGATTCAAACGGTAAATGAATGAGATTGACTAGATCCGTCTCCATTTTGTCGCCGGCATAATAACAAACTTGCAACATATGTGGTACCGGTCTATTCTGTTGAGAAGCAACCTTATGAGCTTCATTATAGTCAAGAAAATAAGTATCTATCATAACAATTAATCTTTATATTTATTTTTATTTAGTAGAATACAACATATTTACTTAATGGGTATTAAAATGGTTGAGTTCGCAAAAAGCTACGTTCAAGAGTTGGTACAACTTCTTCAAAAAATAGATTATACTGTATTAGAAAAAATTATATCGAAATTAGAATCTACAAATGGTAGAATCTATATAATCGGTAACGGTGGCAGTGCAGCAACTGCATCCCATATGGTTAATGATCTGGGAATAGGTCTCAAAAGAAGAGAGATAAAAAATTTTGACGTATACAGTTTAAGTGACAACACGCCTGTATGTAGTGCTATAGCAAATGACATAGGATATGAAAACGTATTTTATATGCAGTTAAAAGATAGAATAAAACAGGACGATCTTTTAATGGCAATCTCTTGTAGCGGAAATTCAGAAAATATTGTAAAAGCTGTAGAGTATGCTAAAGATGTGGGGACAGATGTTATAGGTATAACCGGATTTGATGGCGGCAGGGTAAAAGAGCTATGTGACATCAGTTTTCATGTTGAGAGCAAAAAAGGTGATTACGGCTTGGTTGAAGATGTCCATATGATACTGGACCATATAATCTACAGTTACTACATAGATAAAGATAAAAAATGAATATTTTAAAATTAATCGGAAGAGAAAAAGAGTTACTTGAAGACGATATATCATCAAAAGGTCAAGAGTTATTAGATATTGTTTCCTCTTCATCTTTTTTAGTACTTGGCGGTGCGGGTAGTATTGGTAGTGCAGTCGTAAAAGAGATATTCAAACGCTCTCCTAAAAAACTTCATGTAGTAGATATAAGTGAAAATAATCTTGTTGAACTTGTGCGTGACATTAGAAGTAGTTTTGGTTATATTGATGGTGATTTTAAAACTTTTGCACTCGATATAGGCAGTGTTGAATATGATGCTTTTATAGCAAAAGACGGCAAGTACGATTACGTTTTAAACCTCTCAGCACTAAAGCATGTAAGAAGTGAAGAAGATGAGTTTACCTTGATGCGTATGATAGATGTAAATATCTTTAACACAGACAAAACAATTGCTCAAGCTACATCAAAAAGGTCTAAAAAATATTTTTGTGTATCAACTGACAAAGCGGCAAATCCTGTTAATATGATGGGGGCTTCAAAAAGGATCATGGAGATGTTCTTGATGCGAAGAAGCAAGTACATTAAAATTTCAACTGCACGTTTTGCAAATGTGGCTTTTTCAGACGGATCACTACTGCACAGTTTTAATAAGCGTATTGAGAAAAAACAGCCCATTGTAGCCCCAAATGATATTAAAAGATATTTTGTAACTCCGAAAGAATCAGGTGAGTTATGTTTGATGAGTTGTATTTTCGGTCAAAACAGAGATATCTTTTTCCCGAAACTAAGTGAGAATTTACATCTTATAAGCTTTGCAGATATAGCTGTAAAGTATCTAAATGATCTTGGATACGAACCGTATGAGTGTAAAGATGAAGATGAGGCAAGAGAGCTCGTTAAAATACTGCCTGAACAGGGAAAATACCCGTGCCTGTTTACATCAAGTGATACAACAGGTGAGAAAGATTTTGAAGAGTTCTTTACAGAGAATGAGACACTTGATATGGATAGCTTTGAAAATCTGGGTGTAATTAAAAACAATCCTGATTACGACGATAACTTACTAAATTTGTTTTCACAAAGCATAAAAAACTTTAAAATAAACATGAGTTGGACTAAAGCAGATATTGTAGAGTTGTTTTTTAAGCTCATACCAAATTTTGAGTATGAGGACAAAGGTAAATATTTGGACGGAAAAATGTGATGAAAGAGATAGTAGATTTTATACAAAAAACCTTTGGAACCACTGAGTTTATTCCACTCCATGAACCTCGTTTTATTGGGAATGAAAAAAAATATCTAAATGAATGTATAGATTCTACTTTTGTATCATCTGTTGGAGCATTTGTTGATAGGTTTGAAGAGGAGTTTGCATCTTATGTCGGAGCCAGATATGCAATTGCTGCTGTAAACGGTACATCAGCACTACACCTGGCACTGGTCTTGGCTGATGTAAATAGAGATGATGAGGTAATAACACAGTCTCTTACATTTGTTGCTACTGCAAACGCTATCAGTTATACTGGTGCAAAACCTATTTTTGTAGATGTAGATATGGATACAATGGGTTTAAGTCCAGATGCACTGAAAAGTTTTTTAGATAATAACTGCGAAGTAGTTGACGGCAGATGTATAAATAAAACAACAAAAAGAGTTATTAAAGCATGTGTGCCAATGCACACGTTTGGACACCCTTGTAAGATAGATAAGATAGTTGAAATCTGTAAAAGCTGGGGAATAAAAGTGGTTGAGGACTCAGCTGAGAGTTTGGGTAGTTTTTATAAATATAAACATACGGGAACTTTCGGTACACTTGGTGTTTTTAGCTTTAATGGCAATAAGATCATAACAAGTGGTGGCGGCGGAGTTATAGTTACAGATGACGAATCTTTGGCAAAAAGAGCGAAACATTTAAGTACCACCGCAAAAATGCCTCATGCATATGAATTTGAGCATGATGAGATTGGATTTAATTACAGAATGCCAAATATTAATGCGGCACTTCTTTGTGCTCAACTTGAAAATATAGAGCAGTTTTTAGACTCTAAAAGATCTTTAGCATCTAAATATAGTGAATTTTTTGATGGTATTGATAATATAACATTTATAAAAGAACCAGAGGATGCTAAGTCGAACTATTGGTTAAATGCTATTATGCTAAATGATAAAACAGAACGTGACAGATGTTTAGAAGAGTTAAATTTACATGGCGTTATGGCAAGACCTATATGGAAGTTTATAAATGAACTTGAGATGTATAAAAACTTTCAAAGTGATGATTTGAAAAATACCAAGTATTTACAATCTAGAATTGTAAATATACCAAGTAGTGTAATATGAAAGAGATTATTTTAGTAGGTGGCGGTGGGCATTGCAAGGCTGTGATAGATATAATTGAGCAGAGTGAATCTTACATAATAGCCGGTATAGTTGATAAAGAAGAATTAGTTGGAACAGAAGTTCTTGGATATAAAGTAATCGGCTGTGATGATGATCTTGCTAAACTAAGAGAACAAATACCAAATGCCATAGTCACAGTTGGACATATAGAGTCGAATGAGTTAAGAAAAAAACTATATTCACAACTAAAAGAGTTGGACTTTACATTGCCTAGCATTGTCTCACCACGTGCGTACATTGCCAAGGGAGCATCTATAGACGAGGGTAGTGTAGTGATGCACGATGTAGTTATAAATTCAGGTGCATCGGTTGGAAAAAACTCTATTATAAATACAAAAGCTTTGGTTGAACATGAGTGTAAAGTCGAGGACAATACCCATATCTCAACTGGTGCTATAATTAACGGTAATGTGGTTGTTAAAGAGAATAGTTTTGTCGGAAGTGGTGTTATAGTAGTTCAAGGTGTAACAGTGGATGGGTTTATAAAAGCCGGGAGTGTTTTTAAATGAGTGTCTTTATAATAGCAGAAGCCGGAGTTAACCATAACGGCTCAGTAGAACTTGCTAAAAAGCTTGTAGATGTCGCAAGTATGGCAGGGGCTGATGCCGTAAAGTTTCAAACGTTTAAAACTGAAAATTTGGTTAGTAAAAATGCTCACAAAGCTGAGTATCAAAAACAGACAACCGACAAAGAAGAATCACAGTTTGAGATGATCAAAAAACTGGAACTTGATTTAGATGTTCACAAAGAATTAATAAACTACTGTAAAAATAAAAATATAATTTTTATGTCAACACCGTTTGACCTTGATAGTGTAGATATGCTAAATGATCTTGGTCTTGAAATATTTAAAATTCCAAGCGGTGAGATTACTAACCTTCCATATCTTAGAAAAATAGGAAAGCTTAATAAAAAGATAGTCCTATCAACAGGGATGGCAGATATGGACGAGATTGGTGATTCATTAAATGTTTTAATCTCATCTGGCACTAAAAAAGAAAATATCACTGTTTTACATGCAAATACAATGTACCCGACACCAATGGAAGATGTAAACCTAAATGCAATGCTTAGCATAAAAAAAGAGTATGCTGTAGAGATCGGTTATAGTGACCATACACTGGGAATCGAGGTAGACATCGCTGCTGTTGCTATGGGTGCGAAAGTTATAGAGAAACACTTTACACTTGACAATACTATGGAAGGTCCTGATCATAAGGCCAGCCTTGAACCGTATGAGCTTATTGCCATGGTTAGCGGAATAAGAAACATTGAAAAAGCCTTGGGTGATGGTGTAAAAAAACCAAGTAAAAGTGAGACTCCAAATATTGAAGTTGCAAGAAAATCTATAGTTGCTTCTTGTGATATAAAAAAAGGTGAGATTTTAGACGAAT
This genomic interval from Sulfurimonas sp. contains the following:
- a CDS encoding class I SAM-dependent methyltransferase; this translates as MAKDLNVGKYHKSVDEYSDLINEVYKNYPDGVNLPPMYAQFIDKSMSNILIRLSRYKFVAKMLKPTDEVLEVGCGSGLGSIYLSQNCKSVYGIDVQKQEIAEAQELSRRDNVKFEVKDLFLLDEEKKYDSIVCLDVLEHLSIEDGRKFIEKISKLLKPNGFFACGVPSIYSYEFQSPLSQASHINCPDRDDLERELSINFDRIFPFSMNDEMVHTGFQKLAWYYIMLCTSPKD
- a CDS encoding NeuD/PglB/VioB family sugar acetyltransferase; this encodes MKEIILVGGGGHCKAVIDIIEQSESYIIAGIVDKEELVGTEVLGYKVIGCDDDLAKLREQIPNAIVTVGHIESNELRKKLYSQLKELDFTLPSIVSPRAYIAKGASIDEGSVVMHDVVINSGASVGKNSIINTKALVEHECKVEDNTHISTGAIINGNVVVKENSFVGSGVIVVQGVTVDGFIKAGSVFK
- a CDS encoding LegC family aminotransferase, translated to MKEIVDFIQKTFGTTEFIPLHEPRFIGNEKKYLNECIDSTFVSSVGAFVDRFEEEFASYVGARYAIAAVNGTSALHLALVLADVNRDDEVITQSLTFVATANAISYTGAKPIFVDVDMDTMGLSPDALKSFLDNNCEVVDGRCINKTTKRVIKACVPMHTFGHPCKIDKIVEICKSWGIKVVEDSAESLGSFYKYKHTGTFGTLGVFSFNGNKIITSGGGGVIVTDDESLAKRAKHLSTTAKMPHAYEFEHDEIGFNYRMPNINAALLCAQLENIEQFLDSKRSLASKYSEFFDGIDNITFIKEPEDAKSNYWLNAIMLNDKTERDRCLEELNLHGVMARPIWKFINELEMYKNFQSDDLKNTKYLQSRIVNIPSSVI
- a CDS encoding radical SAM protein, yielding MSSNLLDGHKINYHPKEISDMFEGKLQAPIYVEISPTGICNHKCLFCHYNYLGHEGKFKKGKIPELVKELAQMGVKSLVFAGNGEPTLHVDTIEAIELAKSLGLDVALSTNGALLKDEHFDILAKCLTWIRFSFNAGSEENYAYVHQTKNDDFKKVIENIKKLKEAKTRLNSQITIGTQFVLIPENKDFALEHGKRLKSLGVDYFSVKHFYDHSHNEFKVTESIDDEFIEDLSKKAKDLSDENFTFLVRSTKNLTSQRAYNKCYGLEFIVFIDENGDVYSCFSHQYDKKTIMGNIFQNTFKEIWESAKKADSINYINDCIDKNNCQPNCRHHQINNYLWELKNPSIEHINFI
- a CDS encoding radical SAM/SPASM domain-containing protein, encoding MANKYSNLKIFHYQNKLDSLPKNITDIKAPIHIRIKPTNVCNHDCWYCAYKADNLQLGQDMVERDYIPHDKMMQIIDDCKEMGIKAITFSGGGEPFTYRYFTDTIKKVIESNISFASLTNGSRLKDEIAELFAYNATWVRVSIDGYDDESYAEYRGVKIGEFSKIVDNMKKFASLPNRTCNLGVSFIVDNKNYSKIYEFSQLMKDIGVDSIKISPCIVDNDGTKNNEYHKPFYDQAKAMSIKVKQELEDNNFEVNELYHWQEEASAKDYEWCPYSQILPVIGADLNIYPCQDKAYNLDNGLMGSIKDSSFKEFWFSDKNNFFKINPKVHCNNHCVADNKNKMILDYLNVEHLGFV
- a CDS encoding SDR family oxidoreductase; translated protein: MKAVVTGGAGFIGSHMVDLLVSKGHDVTVIDNLANGRLDNIEQHKGKIKFIQADIGDYQIELDQYFEDVDYVFHYAALADIVPSINNPVKYHKANVDGTIQVLQAAKKSKNLKKFVYAASSSCYGIPDIYPTPETSPIKPEYPYAHTKTVGEQYVMHWGQVYDMPVVSMRFFNVYGVRHRTSGTYGAVFGVFLAQLLNNKPLTVVGDGEQTRDFTYVTDIVDACYKAAESNITGEIFNVGSDNTYSINYLVELLGGEKIYIPKRPGEPDSTFADISKIKRMLGWTPKVSFEDGVKTMLENIEQWREAPVWDEDSIKDATKDWFECLGDKNE
- a CDS encoding transketolase; translated protein: MKQIATNIRKNILHIANLSGSPHIGSALSCTDILTTLYFKILNLDDYENRDLFILSKAHSAMTLYATLHEKGLLSKDDLEGYYQNGGTLPAHTDRLTNPYIEISAGSLGHGLPIASGMAHALKLKGSERKVYVLMGDGESQEGSVWEAAMLAPKLELNNLTVFIDRNNLQGYARADEILSYEPIDKKFEAFNWEVFRIDGHDYKAILDAVNTKTNKPKMIICDTTKGKGVSFMEDELIWHYYIVTDEIKQKAILELEGSSDEK
- a CDS encoding transketolase: MRNSVANEIKKIAKVDETLFVIAGDAGLGVWDDFKDSKQFINPGVNEQLDIGFGAGLSLMGHKVIYYNIAPFVIMRPYEFVRNDICYQELPMILIGTGSGITYAPAGVTHYVVEDIALASTMPNLDIFSPADPVEAIECFKYAYKSQKPSYIRIAKNGEEIIHKDDIDITKPIFINKTNSKHILIVHGSIVDEVSKILDFVDLNIVTMPMLTSEFDWSSFLEDFDKIFVLEEHFINGGFGSMLRDKVDNKIYKFGIKNEYIHKIGNRDYLREHYGIDGHTIGEKIKDIING
- a CDS encoding UDP-N-acetylglucosamine 4,6-dehydratase gives rise to the protein MNILKLIGREKELLEDDISSKGQELLDIVSSSSFLVLGGAGSIGSAVVKEIFKRSPKKLHVVDISENNLVELVRDIRSSFGYIDGDFKTFALDIGSVEYDAFIAKDGKYDYVLNLSALKHVRSEEDEFTLMRMIDVNIFNTDKTIAQATSKRSKKYFCVSTDKAANPVNMMGASKRIMEMFLMRRSKYIKISTARFANVAFSDGSLLHSFNKRIEKKQPIVAPNDIKRYFVTPKESGELCLMSCIFGQNRDIFFPKLSENLHLISFADIAVKYLNDLGYEPYECKDEDEARELVKILPEQGKYPCLFTSSDTTGEKDFEEFFTENETLDMDSFENLGVIKNNPDYDDNLLNLFSQSIKNFKINMSWTKADIVELFFKLIPNFEYEDKGKYLDGKM
- a CDS encoding class I SAM-dependent methyltransferase, whose translation is MGKLLDIVTKLHTRTSRDYVSRMVDDKINAMVKSKEYGYDYWDGDRKYGYGGYKYDGRWKVVAEDLIREYDLKDGCKILDVGCGKAFLLYELKQLLPNSTVVGIDSSEYALENAKEEIKDSLTLHKAEDSYPFKDNEFDLLISLTTLHNLKIYDLKKAVQECQRVAKNKYIMVEAYRNEAELFNLECWALTCESFFRPDEWVWMYNEWGYDGDYEFIYFE
- a CDS encoding SIS domain-containing protein, coding for MVEFAKSYVQELVQLLQKIDYTVLEKIISKLESTNGRIYIIGNGGSAATASHMVNDLGIGLKRREIKNFDVYSLSDNTPVCSAIANDIGYENVFYMQLKDRIKQDDLLMAISCSGNSENIVKAVEYAKDVGTDVIGITGFDGGRVKELCDISFHVESKKGDYGLVEDVHMILDHIIYSYYIDKDKK